In the genome of Sebastes umbrosus isolate fSebUmb1 chromosome 14, fSebUmb1.pri, whole genome shotgun sequence, one region contains:
- the LOC119501851 gene encoding myosin heavy chain, fast skeletal muscle-like, whose protein sequence is MSTDAEMGAYGPAAIYLRKPERERIEAQTAPFDAKTAFFVTDPDNMYSKGKVVKREGGKATVDTLPDEGKTAKTLTVKEDQIFAMNPPKYDKMEDMAMMTHLNEPSVLYNLKERFTSWMIYTYSGLFCVVVNPYKWLPVYDTQVVNAYRGKKRIEAPPHIFSISDNAYQFMLTDRENQSVLITGESGAGKTVNTKRVIQYFATIAVAGSAKKTEQSKIKGSLEDQIIAANPLLEAYGNAKTVRNDNSSRFGKFIRIHFGTSGKLASADIETYLLEKSRVTFQLSAERSYHIFYQLMTGHKPELLEALLITTNPYDYHMISQGEITVKSINDVEEFIATDTAIDILGFTNEEKIGIYKLTGAVMHHGNMKFKQKQREEQGEPDGTEEADKIAYLMGLNSADMLKALCYPRVKVGNEMVTKGQTVPQVNNAVSALCKSVYEKMFLWMVIRINEMLDTKQPRQFFIGVLDIAGFEIFDYNSLEQLCINFTNEKLQQFFNHHMFVLEQEEYKKEGIDWEFIDFGMDLAACIELIEKPMGIFSILEEECMFPKATDTSFKNKLHEQHLGKTKAFEKPKPGKGKAEAHFSLVHYAGTVDYNITGWLDKNKDPLNDSVIQLYQKAQNKLLSMLYVAHNVAEEGSGKKAGKKKGGSFQTVSALFRENLGKLMTNLRSTHPHFVRCLIPNESKTPGVMENHLVIHQLRCNGVLEGIRICRKGFPSRILYGDFKQRYKVLNASVIPEGQFIDNKKASEKLLGSIDVDHTQYKFGHTKVFFKAGLLGALEELRDDKLAKLVTMTQALCRGFLSRKEFVQMMERRDAVFTIQYNIRTFMNVKNWPWMHLYFKIKPLLKSAETEKELQQMKENYGKMQSDLSTALAKKKELEEKMVSLLQEKNDLQLQVASEGENLTDAEERCEGLIKSKIQLEAKLKETSERLEDEEEMNAELTAKKRKLEDECSELKKDIDDLELTLAKVEKEKHATENKVKNLTEEMASQDETIAKLTKEKKALQEAHQQTLDDLQAEEDKVNTLTKAKTKLEQQVDDLEGSLEQEKKLRMDLERAKRKFEGDLKLAQESIMDLENDKQQSDEKLKKKDFETTQLLSKIEDEQSLGSQLQKKIKELQARIEELEEEIEAERAARAKVEKQRADLSRELEEISERLEEAGGATSAQIEMNKKREIEFQKLRRDLEESTLQHEATAAALRKKQADSVAELGEQIDNLQRVKQKLEKEKSEYKMEIDDLSSNMESVAKAKANLEKMCRTLEDQLSELKSKNDENVRQLNDFSAQRARLQTENGEFTRQMEEKEALISQLTRGKQAYTQQIEELKRHIEEEVKAKNALAHAVQSARHDCDLLREQFEEEQEAKAELQRGMSKANSEVAQWRSKYETDAIQRTEELEEAKKKLAQRLQDAEESIEAVNSKCASLEKTKQRLQGEVEDLMIDVERANAMAANLDKKQRNFDKVLSEWKQKYEESQSELEGAQKEARSLSTELFKMKNSYEEALDHLETLKRENKNLQQEISDLTEQIGETGKSIHELEKAKKAVESEKVEIQTALEEAEGTLEHEESKIIRVQLELNQIKGEVDRKMAEKDEEMEQIKRNSQRVTDSMQSTLDAEVRSRNDALRVKKKMEGDLNEMEIQLSHANRQSAEAQKQLRNVQAQLKDAQLHLDDAIRGQEDMKEQVAMVERRNGLMLAEIDELRAALEQTERGRKVAEQELIDASERVGLLHSQNTSLLNTKKKLETDLVQVQGEVDDSVQEARNAEEKAKKAITDAAMMAEELKKEQDTSAHLERMKKNLEVTVKDLQHRLDEAENLAMKGGKKQLQKLESRVRELEGEIEGEQRRGADAVKGVRKYERRVKELTYQTEEDKKNVTRLQDLVDKLQLKVKAYKRQSEEAEEQANTHMSRLRKVQHELEEAQERADIAESQVNKLRVKSRDTGKVTFSSL, encoded by the exons ATGAGCACAGACGCAGAGATGGGGGCCTATGGCCCTGCGGCCATTTACCTCCGGAAGCCTGAGAGGGAGAGGATTGAGGCCCAGACTGCTCCATTTGATGCCAAAACAGCCTTCTTCGTAACTGATCCTGATAACATGTATTCCAAGGGTAAAGTCGTCAAAAGAGAGGGTGGCAAAGCCACGGTTGACACACTGCCAGATGAAGGAAAGACAGCAAAG ACTCTCACTGTAAAAGAGGATCAAATCTTCGCTATGAACCCTCCCAAGTACGATAAGATGGAAGACATGGCCATGATGACCCACCTCAATGAGCCTTCTGTGCTGTATAACCTCAAAGAGCGTTTTACATCATGGATGATCTAC ACCTACTCTGGCCTGTTCTGCGTCGTCGTGAACCCCTACAAGTGGCTTCCTGTGTACGATACTCAGGTTGTTAACGCATACAGAGGCAAGAAGAGGATTGAGGCACCCCCCCACATCTTCTCCATCTCTGATAATGCCTATCAGTTCATGCTCACTG ATCGTGAGAACCAGTCAGTCCTTATCAC TGGAGAATCCGGTGCAGGAAAGACTGTCAACACCAAGCGTGTCATCCAGTACTTTGCAACAATTGCAGTGGCTGGATCTGCTAAGAAGACTGAGCAAagtaaaataaag GGTTCACTGGAAGATCAAATCATTGCAGCCAACCCTCTGCTGGAGGCCTATGGTAATGCCAAGACTGTGAGGAATGACAACTCCTCTCGTTTT GGTAAATTCATCAGAATTCACTTTGGAACCAGTGGCAAACTGGCTTCAGCTGATATAGAAACAT ATCTGCTGGAGAAGTCCCGTGTCACCTTCCAGTTGTCGGCTGAGAGGAGCTACCATATTTTCTATCAGCTGATGACTGGCCACAAGCCTGAGCTCCTGG AGGCCCTTCTGATCACCACCAACCCTTATGACTACCACATGATCAGTCAGGGTGAAATCACTGTCAAAAGCATTAATGATGTAGAGGAGTTCATTGCAACCGAT ACTGCCATTGACATCTTGGGCTTCACGAATGAAGAGAAGATCGGCATCTACAAGCTGACTGGAGCTGTGATGCATCATGGCAACATGAAATTCAAGCAGAAGCAGCGCGAGGAGCAGGGTGAACCTGACGGCACTGAAG AGGCTGATAAAATCGCCTACCTCATGGGCCTGAACTCAGCCGATATGCTGAAAGCTCTGTGCTACCCAAGAGTCAAGGTCGGAAATGAGATGGTGACCAAAGGTCAGACCGTGCCACag GTCAACAATGCTGTCAGTGCTCTGTGCAAGTccgtctatgagaaaatgtttttgtggaTGGTCATCCGCATCAATGAGATGCTGGACACAAAGCAGCCAAGACAGTTCTTCATTGGAGTGTTGGATATTGCTGGATTTGAGATCTTTGAT TACAACAGCTTGGAGCAACTCTGCATCAACTTCACCAATGAGAAACTGCAACAGTTCTTCAACCACCACATGTTTGTCCTGGAGCAAGAGGAGTACAAGAAAGAAGGCATTGATTGGGAGTTCATTGACTTCGGTATGGACTTGGCTGCCTGCATTGAGCTTATCGAGAAG CCAATGGGAATCTTCTCGATCCTTGAAGAGGAGTGCATGTTCCCCAAGGCTACAGACACTTCTTTCAAAAACAAGCTGCATGAGCAGCATCTTGGCAAGACCAAGGCCTTTGAGAAGCCAAAGCCTGGAAAGGGCAAGGCTGAAGCTCACTTCTCCCTGGTTCACTATGCTGGTACAGTGGATTACAATATCACTGGATGGCTGGACAAGAACAAGGACCCCCTGAATGACTCAGTTATTCAGCTCTACCAGAAAGCTCAAAACAAACTGTTGTCGATGCTGTATGTAGCTCATAATGTAGCTGAGG AAGGTAGTGGCAAGAAGGCTGGAAAGAAGAAGGGTGGCTCCTTCCAGACTGTGTCTGCTCTATTCAGG GAGAACTTGGGCAAGCTGATGACCAACTTGAGGAGCACCCATCCTCATTTTGTGCGCTGCCTGATTCCTAATGAATCAAAGACcccag GTGTTATGGAGAACCACTTGGTCATCCACCAGCTGAGGTGTAACGGTGTGCTGGAAGGCATCAGAATCTGCAGAAAGGGCTTCCCCAGCAGAATCCTCTATGGTGACTTCAAGCAGAG ATATAAAGTATTGAATGCCAGTGTCATCCCTGAGGGACAGTTCATTGACAACAAGAAAGCTTCAGAGAAGCTGCTGGGCTCCATTGATGTGGACCACACTCAGTACAAGTTTGGGCACACAAAG GTGTTCTTCAAAGCCGGTCTGCTGGGTGCCTTGGAGGAATTGAGAGATGACAAACTGGCTAAACTGGTGACCATGACTCAGGCTCTCTGCAGAGGTTTCCTCAGTAGGAAGGAGTTTGTTCAGATGATGGAGAGGAG aGATGCAGTCTTCACCATCCAATACAACATCCGAACATTCATGAATGTGAAGAACTGGCCATGGATGCATCTGTACTTTAAGATCAAGCCTCTACTGAAGAGTGCTGAGACTGAGAAGGAGCTGCAACAGATGAAAGAGAACTATGGCAAAATGCAATCAGACCTGTCTACCGCCCTGGCCAAGAAGAAGGAACTAGAGGAGAAGATGGTTTCCCTGCTGCAGGAAAAGAATGACCTGCAACTGCAAGTAGCATCT GAAGGTGAGAACCTCACCGATGCTGAGGAAAGGTGTGAAGGGCTCATTAAGAGCAAGATCCAGCTTGAGGCCAAACTCAAAGAGACATCTGAGAGactggaggatgaagaggaaatgaatgcagagctgaCTGCCAAGAAGAGGAAGCTGGAGGATGAATGCTCTGAGCTGAAGAAAGACATTGACGACTTGGAGCTCACTTTGGCTAAAGTGGAGAAGGAGAAACATGCCACAGAAAACAAG GTGAAAAATCTGACAGAGGAGATGGCATCTCAAGATGAGACAATTGCCAAGTTAACCAAGGAGAAGAAAGCCCTCCAAGAGGCCCACCAGCAAACACTTGATGATCTCCAGGCAGAGGAAGACAAAGTCAACACTCTGACCAAGGCCAAGACAAAGCTGGAACAGCAAGTGGACGAT ctTGAGGGATCACTGGAGCAAGAGAAGAAGCTCCGCATGGACCTTGAGAGAGCCAAGAGGAAGTTTGAGGGAGATCTGAAACTGGCCCAGGAATCCATAATGGATCTGGAGAATGACAAGCAGCAATCTGATGAGAAACTCAAGAA GAAGGACTTTGAGACCACCCAGCTCCTCAGCAAGATTGAGGATGAACAGTCTCTTGGTTCTCAGCTTCAGAAGAAGATCAAGGAACTCCAG GCTCGTATtgaggagctggaggaagagATTGAAGCCGAGAGGGCTGCTCGGGCTAAGGTAGAGAAGCAGAGGGCTGACCTCTCCAGGGAGCTTGAGGAGATCAGCGAGAGGCTCGAGGAAGCTGGTGGAGCAACATCCGCTCAGATCGAGATGAACAAGAAGCGCGAGATTGAGTTCCAGAAGCTGCGGCGGGATCTTGAAGAATCAACCCTGCAGCATGAAGCAACCGCAGCAGCCCTCCGTAAGAAGCAGGCCGACAGCGTTGCAGAGCTGGGAGAGCAGATCGACAACCTCCAGCGTGTCAAGCAGAagctggagaaggagaagagcgAGTACAAGATGGAGATCGATGACCTCTCCAGCAACATGGAGTCTGTTGCCAAAGCAAAG GCCAATCTGGAGAAAATGTGCCGAACACTTGAGGACCAATTGAGTGAACTCAAGAGTAAAAATGACGAGAACGTTCGCCAGCTAAATGACTTCAGTGCACAGAGGGCCAGACTGCAAACAGAGAACG GTGAGTTTACTCGCCagatggaggagaaggaagCTCTTATTTCCCAGCTGACCAGAGGCAAACAGGCTTACACCCAGCAGATTGAAGAGCTCAAGAGACACATTGAGGAGGAAGTGAAG GCCAAGAACGCTCTTGCTCATGCTGTTCAGTCAGCTCGCCATGACTGTGATCTGCTCAGAGAGCAGtttgaggaggagcaggaggccaAGGCTGAGCTGCAGCGAGGAATGTCCAAGGCCAACAGCGAGGTGGCTCAGTGGAGATCCAAATATGAGACTGATGCTATCCAACGCactgaggagctggaggaggccaA GAAAAAGCTTGCCCAGCGCCTGCAGGATGCAGAGGAATCTATTGAGGCTGTGAACTCCAAGTGTGCCTCTCTGGAGAAGACCAAGCAGAGGTTGCAGGGTGAGGTGGAGGACCTCATGATTGATGTGGAGAGAGCTAATGCTATGGCTGCCAATCTTGACAAGAAGCAGAGGAACTTTGACAAG GTTCTGTCAGAATGGAAGCAGAAGTATGAGGAGAGCCAGTCAGAGCTGGAAGGAGCCCAGAAGGAGGCTCGTTCTCTCAGCACTGAACTGTTCAAGATGAAGAACTCTTATGAGGAGGCTCTTGATCATTTGGAGACcttgaagagagagaacaagaacCTGCAAC AGGAAATCTCAGACCTGACTGAACAGATTGGCGAGACTGGAAAAAGCATCCATGAGCTGGAAAAAGCCAAGAAGGCTGTAGAAAGTGAGAAGGTTGAAATCCAGACTGCCCTGGAGGAAGCAGAG GGTACACTGGAGCACGAGGAGTCCAAGATTATCCGTGTTCAGCTTGAGCTCAACCAGATCAAAGGTGAGGTTGACAGGAAGATGGCAGAGAAGGATGAGGAGATGGAGCAGATCAAGAGGAACAGCCAGAGGGTGACTGACTCCATGCAGAGCACTTTGGATGCTGAGGTCAGGAGCAGGAATGATGCCCTGAGAGtcaagaagaagatggagggagACCTGAATGAGATGGAGATTCAGCTGAGCCATGCCAACAGGCAGTCCGCTGAGGCCCAGAAACAACTGAGGAATGTCCAGGCACAGCTCAAG GATGCCCAACTGCACCTTGACGATGCCATCAGAGGACAGgaagacatgaaggagcaggTTGCCATGGTGGAGCGCAGAAATGGTCTGATGCTGGCTGAGATTGATGAGCTGAGAGCCGCTCtggagcagacagagagaggacgcAAGGTGGCTGAGCAGGAATTGATTGATGCCAGTGAGCGTGTCGGACTGCTTCACTCTCAG AACACCAGTCTTCTGAACACCAAGAAGAAGCTGGAAACTGACCTTGTCCAGGTTCAGGGTGAGGTGGATGATTCAGTTCAGGAAGCAAGAAATGCTGAGGAGAAAGCCAAAAAGGCTATCACTGAT GCTGCCATGATGGCcgaggagctgaagaaggagcAGGACACCAGTGCTCACctggagaggatgaagaagaaccTGGAGGTCACAGTCAAGGACCTGCAGCACCGCCTGGATGAGGCGGAGAATCTCGCCATGAAGGGTGGCAAGAAGCAGCTCCAGAAACTGGAGTCCAGG GTGCGTGAGCTGGAAGGTGAAATTGAAGGCGAGCAGCGACGTGGAGCTGATGCTGTAAAAGGTGTCCGCAAATATGAGAGGAGGGTGAAGGAGCTGACCTACCAG ACTGAGGAGGACAAGAAGAACGTGACCAGACTTCAGGACCTGGTGGACAAGCTGCAGCTCAAAGTCAAAGCTTACAAGAGACAGTCTGAGGAGGCT GAGGAGCAGGCAAACACTCACATGTCCAGGCTGAGAAAGGTCCAGCATGAGCTGGAGGAAGCTCAGGAGCGCGCTGACATCGCTGAGTCCCAGGTCAACAAGCTGAGAGTCAAGAGCCGTGATACTGGGAAGGTaactttttcctctctttga